A window of the Dictyostelium discoideum AX4 chromosome 4 chromosome, whole genome shotgun sequence genome harbors these coding sequences:
- the smc2 gene encoding structural maintenance of chromosome protein: MYIEDIIIDGFKSYANRTVIEGFDPTFNAITGLNGSGKSNILDSICFVLGISNLSQVRVDSLQELVYKKGQAGITKASVTITFNNSDKKQSPAGYEHLDKITVTRQVAIGGRNKYLINGHNAQLSRVQDLFHSVQLNVNNPHFLIMQGRITKVLNMKPPEILAMIEEAAGTRMFEMKKNSALNTIEKKQKKVDEITKVLAEEITPTLDKLRGERTSYMKFTNNQTLIDRLQRFIIAYEYYTYEKKLESSEFESFKAEIDKGQKRKKDLTLKSTDLKAKISELAKQREKETNLEEMDQQEQKLSKELVKYQTSHKHQKESLDKEEGAINNLANTREEIKQSIQQKQKEKQSMEKKIQSIVEENQQINAELKTLQNKHNTMTTGISTGADGSSAAEDGSYTEQLMEAKKTAVNAASEYKQAEFRVKHLQSELIAKRKAITQEQTDHKKLQAEQELVEREIQQLTRSIQELQLDNSKQQELTEKKRQLEPLVSKLREEVGNASAQLSGLEFNYTDPSKSFDRSKVKGIVANLITLKDVETATALEICASGKLYNIVIEDDETGKALLSKGQLKRRVTLLPLNKVEGRSIDPQKIKNAQKIAPNGAVKPAIEFVEYDKELQPAMNFVFGSTFIATDKKYAQKAAFDSSIKVRTISLEGDEYNPAGSLTGGSRPPSGSILTQIQRLNENNRCLRENQSQLEHINFELVQLKSVTDRFKQLEQQLNIKQHAASLIAQRFQLNPHHQLLESIKEMEKSIESDTQLITNSMIKEKEALEKVKQLESQVNDFQSIRESQLKDLEKKIQITKEKCIKSNKIVKGEQVFIEKLDLEIQEMDNELENLSKETQGNQGTISKMRKDVDTLARSISETNKQIQDIRETLSEIRKDMAQKNDAIRSLHQELEKIQSEITEIDMSTEKLKSRMNRVDKDRQEASKWLEAAIKKHTWIKNEKQLFNRPGSDFDFNATDPSKANSEYIKLQEEQEKLSKTINRKVMSMFEKAEQEYQELMEKKKIIENDKSKIEHVIRELDEKKNESLRTTWKKVNKDFGSIFSTLLPGTSAKLEPPEGQNELFGLEVKVAFGDVWKETLSELSGGQKSLLALSLILSLLLFKPAPMYILDEIDAALDLSHTQNIGMMLKQHFTSSQFIVVSLKEGMFTNANVLFETKFIDGVSKVHRTVFNKKDKQVGKKK, encoded by the exons atgtatattgaagatattattattgatggATTTAAATCATATGCAAATAGAACAGTTATAGAAGGTTTTGATCCAACGTTTAATGCAATTACTGGTTTAAATGGTAGTGGTAAAAGTAATATTTTAGATAGTATTTGTTTTGTACTtggtatttcaaatttatcacaAGTTAGAGTTGATTCACTTCAAGAGTTGGTTTATAAAAAAGGTCAAGCTGGTATAACCAAAGCAAGTGTTACCAtcacttttaataattctgataaaaaacaatcaccAGCTGGTTATGAACATTTAGATAAAATAACTGTAACAAGACAA gttgCAATTGGTGGTcgtaataaatatttaattaatggtcATAATGCACAATTATCAAGAGTACAAGATTTATTTCATTCAGTACaattaaatgtaaataatccacattttttaattatgcAAGGTCGTATTACAAAAGTATTGAATATGAAACCACCAGAGATTTTAGCAATGATAGAAGAAGCGGCAGGTACTAGAATGtttgaaatgaaaaagaattcaGCATTGAATACAattgaaaagaaacaaaagaaaGTTGATGAAATCACTAAAGTATTAGCGGAGGAGATTACACCGACATTGGATAAACTCAGAGGTGAACGTACAAGTTATAtgaaatttacaaataatcaaaCTTTAATCGACCGTCTTCAACGTTTTATCATTGCCTATGAATATTATACATatgaaaagaaattagaatCATCAGAgtttgaatcatttaaagCAGAGATTGATAAGGGACAAAAGAGAAAGAAAGATTTAACATTGAAATCAACCGATTTGAAGGCTAAGATTAGTGAATTGGCAAAACAAAGAGAGAAAGAGACCAATCTAGAGGAAATGGACCAACAGGAACAAAAACTTTCAAAAGAGTTGGTTAAATATCAAACTTCACATAAACATCAAAAGGAATCATTGGATAAGGAAGAGGGTGCAATCAATAATTTAGCCAATACTCGTGAGGAGATTAAACAATCGattcaacaaaaacaaaaagaaaaacaatcaaTGGAGAAGAAAATCCAATCAATCGTTGAAGAGAATCAACAAATCAATGCagaattaaaaactttacaAAATAAACACAATACAATGACCACAGGTATTTCAACGGGTGCCGATGGTAGTTCAGCTGCAGAGGATGGTTCATACACTGAACAATTGATGGAAGCTAAAAAAACTGCAGTAAATGCTGCATCTGAATATAAACAAGCGGAATTTCGTGTTAAACATTTACAAAGTGAATTAATTGCAAAACGAAAAGCAATAACACAAGAACAAACAGATCATAAGAAATTACAAGCAGAGCAAGAGCTAGTAGAGAGAGAAATCCAACAATTAACACGTTCAATTCAAGAGCTTCAATTGGATAATAGTAAACAACAAGAATTAACTGAGAAAAAGCGTCAATTGGAACCATTGGTATCGAAATTACGTGAAGAGGTTGGTAATGCCTCTGCACAATTGAGTGGTTTAGAATTCAACTATACCGATCCTTCAAAATCATTCGATAGAAGTAAGGTTAAAGGTATCGTTGCAAATTTAATCACACTTAAAGATGTTGAAACTGCAACTGCTTTGGAAATTTGTGCAAGTGGTAAACTTTATAATATTGTAATCGAAGATGATGAAACTGGTAAAGCGTTACTCTCAAAGGGTCAATTGAAGAGAAGGGTAACACTTCTCCCATTGAATAAAGTCGAGGGTCGTTCTATTGATCCACAAAAGATTAAGAATGCACAAAAGATTGCACCAAATGGTGCAGTTAAACCAGCTATTGAGTTTGTTGAGTACGATAAAGAATTGCAACCTGCAATGAACTTTGTATTTGGTTCAACATTTATTGCAACCGATAAAAAGTATGCTCAAAAAGCGGCATTTGATTCATCGATTAAGGTTAGAACCATCTCTTTGGAAGGTGATGAATATAATCCTGCAGGTTCTTTAACTGGTGGTAGTAGACCACCCTCTGGTTCAATTCTAACACAAATTCAAcgtttaaatgaaaataatcgTTGTCTTAGAGAGAATCAATCCCAATTGGAACATATTAACTTTGAGTTGGTTCAACTTAAATCTGTAACTGATAGATTCAAACAATTGGAACAACAACTCAATATTAAACAACATGCAGCATCATTGATTGCCCAACGTTTCCAATTGAATCCACATCATCAATTATtggaatcaattaaagagaTGGAGAAATCCATTGAATCCGATACTCAATTAATCACCAACTCAAtgattaaagaaaaagaggcATTGGAAAAAGTTAAACAATTAGAGAGTCAAGTTAACGATTTTCAATCGATTAGAGAGAGTCAATTGAAAGATCTTGaaaagaaaattcaaatcaCTAAAGAGAAAtgtataaaatcaaataaaatcgTAAAAGGTGAACAAGTATTCATTGAGAAATTAGATTTGGAAATTCAAGAGATGGATAATGAATTGGAGAATCTCTCAAAGGAGACTCAAGGCAATCAAGGTACCATTTCAAAGATGAGAAAAGATGTTGATACATTGGCACGTTCAATATCGGAAACcaataaacaaattcaagACATTAGAGAAACCCTCTCTGAAATTAGAAAAGATATGGCACAAAAGAATGATGCAATTCGTTCACTACATCAAGAATTGGAGAAAATTCAATCAGAAATCACTGAAATCGATATGTCAACAGAGAAACTCAAGAGTAGAATGAATCGTGTAGATAAAGATCGTCAAGAGGCTTCGAAATGGTTAGAAGCTGCAATTAAAAAGCATACTTGGATAAAGAATGAGAAACAACTATTCAATAGACCTGGTAGTGATTTCGATTTCAATGCTACAGATCCATCCAAAGCAAACTCTGAATATATTAAACTTCAAGAGGAACAAGAGAAACTTTCCAAAACTATCAATAGAAAGGTAATGAGTATGTTTGAAAAAGCCGAACAAGAATATCAAGAATTGatggaaaaaaagaaaatcattgaaaatgataagaGTAAAATTGAACATGTAATTAGAGAATTGGATGAGAAAAAGAATGAATCACTTCGTACCACTTGGAAAAAGGTAAATAAAGATTTCGGCTCAATATTTTCAACTCTCTTACCTGGTACCTCTGCAAAATTGGAGCCACCAGAAGGtcaaaatgaattatttggtCTTGAAGTTAAAGTTGCATTTGGTGACGTTTGGAAAGAAACCCTCTCAGAGTTAAGTGGTGGTCAAAAATCTTTATTAGCACTCTCTTTAATTCTCTCATTATTACTCTTTAAACCTGCTCCAATGTATATTCTAGATGAAATCGATGCTGCTCTCGATCTTTCACATACTCAAAATATCGGTATGATGTTAAAACAACATTTCACAAGTTCTCAATTCATCGTTGTATCTCTTAAAGAAGGTATGTTTACAAATGcaaatgttttatttgaaactaAATTTATTGATGGTGTTTCGAAAGTTCATAGAACtgttttcaataaaaaagataaacaagttggtaaaaagaaataa
- the fut4 gene encoding hypothetical protein — protein MKRIKPFSRKLLIIYFYIILIIIGFNILKYSLFDDDDANVFFYGSEDEVDIYSPEHQKYHHNIYNLDNDFQDQNNILAGEDDLPLEQVPDGVPSDLVYLKFLGSFDRPTDDNIARRCRGIDDKRWYYLIKKPMYPNQTVDMEIYNDSGIQFQYPDREYNQSIPRMIIALEPPHLRHCSFNQTCYKIFNFKVSYEAQSDIRTGFDTHKTSAFKTYNFIPARDMVEIKNQFKKDYQIMKTTNLSALQPHQIPSLPLANWFCSNCQDVRSNRLEYVQELMKYIVIDSYGHCLNNMPTQEILKRLSNDPFAKKKEVITKYKFTIVFENSICKDYVSEKVLDALTAGSVPIFMGHPSTIKYLPYNSYIYVGDFNSTQELANHLIYLDQNDDEYNKILLNWRTNETAIEQWKGVNNYPYKPGFIIREFECAMLRHYQLLKSGVTPFKNLKYKPINEVCLPSNYFKIKLNKI, from the coding sequence atgaaaaggaTAAAACCATTCTCAAgaaaacttttaataatttatttttatataatattaattattataggatttaatattttaaaatatagtttatttgatgatgatgatgcaaatgtatttttttatggATCTGAGGATGAGGTTGATATTTATAGTCCAGAACATCAAAAATATCAccataatatttataatctagataatgattttcaagatcaaaataatatactTGCAGGTGAGGACGACCTACCACTTGAGCAGGTGCCAGATGGTGTACCATCGGATTTAgtgtatttgaaatttttaggATCATTTGACAGGCCAACAGATGATAATATAGCAAGAAGATGTAGAGGAATTGACGACAAAAGATGGtactatttaataaagaaaccAATGTACCCAAACCAAACAGTGGACATGGAGATATACAATGATTCAGGCATACAATTTCAGTACCCCGATAGAGAGTACAACCAGTCCATACCAAGAATGATAATTGCATTAGAGCCACCACATCTCAGACATTGTTCATTCAATCAAACTTgttataaaattttcaattttaaagtaTCCTACGAAGCACAATCTGATATTAGAACGGGATTCGATACACATAAAACCAGCGCATTTAAAACATATAATTTCATACCAGCACGCGATATggtagaaattaaaaatcaatttaaaaaagattaccAAATTATGAAAACCACTAATCTAAGTGCACTACAACCTCACCAAATACCATCACTCCCATTGGCGAATTGGTTCTGCTCAAATTGTCAAGATGTACGATCTAATCGTTTAGAATACGTTCaagaattaatgaaatatATAGTTATCGATTCGTATGGCCactgtttaaataatatgcCAACACAAGAAATACTAAAAAGATTATCAAATGATCCTTTTgcaaaaaagaaagaagtaataacaaaatataaatttacaattgttTTTGAGAATTCAATTTGTAAAGATTACGTATCTGAGAAAGTATTGGATGCATTGACTGCTGGTTCCGTACCAATATTTATGGGTCATCCAAGTACTATCAAATATTTACCATACAATTCTTATATATACGTTGGTGATTTTAACTCTACACAGGAATTAgcaaatcatttaatttatttagatCAAAATGATGATGAGTATAATAAAATCCTTCTCAATTGGAGAACAAATGAAACTGCAATTGAGCAATGGAAAGGTGTAAATAATTATCCTTATAAACCTGGTTTTATAATTCGTGAATTTGAATGTGCAATGTTAAGACattatcaacttttaaaatcTGGTGTAAcaccatttaaaaatttaaaatataaaccaATCAATGAAGTTTGTTTAccttcaaattattttaaaattaaattaaataaaatataa
- the gxcQ gene encoding RhoGEF domain-containing protein (pleckstrin homology (PH) domain-containing protein) has protein sequence MSTGLKCSSCGASNSSTSKFCTSCGNKMAVTTTAASSPTAPSKSFLAPTISKVTVTTTTTTSSRPASTIVKPSHSTTTTTTTSRPASTIVKPTTTTTASTASTTPTKSILKPTTHVTSPSTTTTTTTNNNTIPSKSILKPVSTTVSTPKTTEPLTRPKSHTISVGTGSKPTTTTTTSSPSSTSFVKMAAKSRESLDNQAQRDTMVLQGSTSTPLPSSKSTLQIKKPTTTTTTTTPPTSRPASMSVSVSTPKPIPSTTTTINKTTATTTTTPNKTSSSPSSPSLIDKQKEAERLEKQIQIEKEKFHQKEREIEQNRQQQYEKEKQVEREKLEREKEKLIQIEREKFEREKQQQQDKDEREKHKQHEKEEREKHKQHEREEREQEKLHQKQLEKEREQEKLHQKQLEKEEKEKQHQEREKLKQFEKDEKERIRKLEREKYFSTPQPQTTSNSINPTPSSPSISSPSLIASGGSINNGNNNNSHNDSGDEDSTTTIATTTTTTTTTTNKKKRDKEKQKSRIFSLFSRIKDDEENDEDELVISSPSSPPPPSSPTVSPTPDNPNQSSFNIYEKDSGDIRDSGDFSNNGGTIGEGQLRKWAIKRNELQKSEGNLFAPSSPSQTSLSGAGFPIGSHSPNSSSGSLNLALNGNGNGCSNNNLGATTSPLPISSFIPSSSPMVGNNNNSPSGFQMGTSRISSPNPPPDLPNNLPQAIEQRDRVIEEIIVTEADYIRDLEIMVWLKKEMTIHDNDTTKGSTLEEINSLFSNVEQLLLVNKELYKKFCNFDNSFNTKVEDGGDGSEKPLSFIDHIASGFVSMADFLKSYFVYCSNQQKALSTFSALKGKNCTYLAYLLTRRECRSLPFDSFLIKPVQRVCKYPLLIRELIKTTPQDSKSYENLINAQSKIESIVFAVNEKKREFDSQMKMLDIQNGIIESGDTTTKILSPSRKLIKEGSIQSWGSTIPTGTRDFIFKKKNKEGYYYLFNDLFLYAEIKNDNSIKVKSEIPFEHSVICDTLLDNCAFDIKNKNLWCMFSLETLEEKQLIFKEIESQMLSYQGLLQEYQKYVDDRNCTSGSSSSSSNNRNSTISNNGSTALTNGTSSSNLSLSSNSITLNGASSSSSSSELLSIEEWKLLVKNKPLPALPTTSNNNNSNNNSPSISRINKALPTPPPPPSKN, from the coding sequence atgaGTACTGGTTTAAAATGTTCGTCATGTGGTGCTTCAAATAGTAGTACATCAAAGTTTTGTACATCGTGTGGCAACAAAATGGCGGTGACAACAACGGCGGCATCGTCACCAACAGCAccatcaaaatcatttttagcGCCAACGATTTCAAAAGTTACAGTtaccacaactacaacaacttcaaGTAGACCAGCATCAACAATAGTTAAACCATCACActcaactacaacaacaacaacaacaagtagACCAGCGTCAACAATTGttaaaccaacaacaaccacaacagcATCAACAGCATCAACTACACCAACAAAATCGATTTTAAAACCAACCACACATGtaacatcaccatcaacaacaacaacaacaacaacaaataataatacaatcccatcaaaatcaattttaaaaccagTTTCTACAACTGTGTCTACACCTAAAACAACAGAACCTTTAACAAGACCAAAATCTCACACAATTTCAGTTGGTACAGGTAGTAAgccaaccaccaccactaccacatcatcaccatcatcaacatcatttgTAAAAATGGCAGCAAAGAGTAGAGAAAGTTTAGATAATCAAGCACAAAGAGATACAATGGTACTTCAAGGTTCTACATCAACACCTTTACCATCTTCAAAAAGTACTTTACAAATTAagaaaccaacaacaacaacaacaacaacaacaccaccaacaagTAGACCAGCATCAATGTCAGTATCAGTATCAACACCAAAACCAATTCCatccaccaccactacaatCAATAAAAcgacagcaacaacaacaacaacaccgaATAAAACAagttcatcaccatcatcaccatcattaattgataaacaaAAAGAGGCGGAAAGATtagaaaaacaaattcaaattgaaaaagagaaattccATCAAAAAGAGAGAGAAATTGAACAAAATCGTCAACAGCAATATGAAAAAGAGAAACAAGTTGAACGTGAAAAACTTGAACGTGAAAAAGAGAAACTAATTCAAATTGAACGTGAGAAATTCGAACgtgaaaaacaacaacaacaagacaAAGATGAACGTGAAAAACATAAACAACATGAAAAAGAAGAGCGTGAAAAACATAAACAACATGAAAGAGAAGAACGTGAACAAGAAAAACTACATCAAAAACAATTGGAAAAAGAACGTGAACAAGAAAAGCTACATCAAAAACAATTGGAAAAggaagagaaagagaaacaACATCAAGAAcgtgaaaaattaaaacaatttgaaaaagatgaaaaagaaagaattagAAAATTAGAACgtgaaaaatatttttcaacaccacaaccacaaacaACCAGTAATTCAATAAAtccaacaccatcatcaccatcaatttcttcaccatcattaattgctagtggtggtagtattaACAAcggcaacaacaacaacagtcACAATGATAGTGGTGACGAAGATTCAACAACTACAAtcgcaacaacaacaacaacaacaacaacaacaaccaataaaaagaaaagagataaagaaaaacaaaaatcaagaatattttcattattttccagaataaaagatgatgaagaaaatgatgaagatgaattaGTAATATCAAgtccatcatcaccaccaccaccatcatcacctaCAGTATCACCAACACCTGATAATCCAAACCaatcatcatttaatatttatgaAAAGGATAGTGGTGATATTAGGGATAGTggtgatttttcaaataatggtGGTACTATTGGTGAAGGTCAATTAAGAAAATGGGCTATTAAAAGGAATGAATTACAAAAATCTGAAGGAAATTTATTtgcaccatcatcaccatcacaaACCTCACTTTCTGGTGCAGGTTTCCCAATTGGTTCACATAGTCcaaatagtagtagtggttcATTGAATTTAGCattaaatggtaatggtaatggttgtagtaataataatttgggAGCTACTACATCACCATTACcaatatcatcatttataccatcatcatcaccaatggttggtaataataataattcaccatCAGGATTTCAAATGGGAACATCACGTATATCATCACCAAATCCACCACCAGAtttaccaaataatttaccaCAAGCCATTGAACAACGTGATCGTGTAATTGAAGAGATTATAGTGACAGAAGCCGATTATATTAGAGATTTAGAGATTATGGTTTGGTTAAAGAAAGAGATGACAATTCATGACAATGATACAACCAAAGGTAGTACATTGgaagaaattaattcattatttagtAATGTTGAACAGTTATTATTGGTAAATAAAGAATTGTATAAAAAGTTttgtaattttgataattcattCAATACAAAGGTTgaagatggtggtgatggtagtGAAAAACCATTGTCATTTATAGACCATATTGCAAGTGGATTCGTTAGTATGGCAGATTTCTTAAAGTCTTATTTCGTTTATTGTAGTAATCAACAAAAGGCGTTATCAACATTCTCTGCATTAAAGGGTAAAAATTGTACATATTTAGCATACCTATTGACAAGAAGAGAATGTAGGTCATTACCATTCGATAGTTTCTTAATTAAACCAGTTCAAAGAGTTTGTAAATACCCATTATTAATTAGAGAGCTAATTAAAACCACACCACAAGATTCCAAATCCTATgagaatttaattaatgcTCAAAGTAAAATTGAGAGTATTGTATTCGCTGTCAATGAAAAGAAGAGAGAATTTGACTCACAAATGAAAATGCTTGACATTCAAAATGGAATCATTGAGTCTGGTGACACCACCACAAAGATTCTATCACCAAGTAGAAAGTTAATAAAAGAGGGTTCCATACAAAGTTGGGGTTCAACCATACCAACTGGTACACgtgatttcattttcaaaaagaaGAATAAAGAAGGTTACTATTACCTCTTTAatgatctttttttatatgctgaaattaaaaatgataattcaattaaagtcAAATCTGAAATACCTTTTGAACATTCTGTAATTTGTGATACATTACTCGATAATTGTGcatttgatattaaaaacaaaaatctaTGGTGTATGTTCTCTTTAGAAACCCTTgaagaaaaacaattaatttttaaagaaattgaatctCAAATGTTATCTTATCAAGGTCTATTACAAGAATATCAAAAATATGTTGATGATAGAAATTGTACTtctggtagtagtagtagtagtagtaataatagaaattcaACCATTTCAAATAATGGCTCCACTGCTTTAACCAATGGTACTAGTAGTagtaatttatcattatcttcaaATTCTATAACTTTAAATGGagcttcatcttcatcatcttcctctgaattattatcaattgaagaatggaaattattagttaaaaataaaccgTTACCTGCATTACCCacaacttcaaataataataatagtaataataactcGCCATCAATATCCAGAATTAATAAAGCATTACCAACTCCTCCTCCACCaccatcaaaaaattaa
- the gmd gene encoding GDP-mannose 4,6-dehydratase yields MSEERKVALITGITGQDGSYLTEFLISKGYYVHGIIQKIFHHFNTIVKNIYIKIDMLKEKESLTLHYGDLTDASNLHSIVSKVNPTEIYNLGAQSHVKVSFDMSEYTGDVDGLGCLRLLDAIRSCGMEKKVKYYQASTSELYGKVQEIPQSETTPFYPRSPYAVAKQYAYWIVVNYREAYDMYACNGILFNHESPRRGPTFVTRKITRFVAGIACGRDEILYLGNINAKRDWGHARDYVEAMWLMLQQEKPEDFVIATGETHSVREFVEKSFKEIDIIIKWRGEAEKEEGYCEKTGKVYVKIDEKYYRPTEVDLLLGNPNKAKKLLQWQIKTSFGELVKEMVAKDIEYIKNGDKYN; encoded by the exons atGAGTGAAGAACGTAAAGTAGCATTAATTACTGGTATTact ggTCAAGATGGTTCATATTTAACAGAGTTCCTTATTAGTAAGGGCTATTATGTTCATGGTATTATTCAGAAGATCTTTCATCATTTTAATACCATTGtaaaaaacatttatatCAAGATCGACATGTTGAAGGAAAAAG aatcacTTACTTTACATTATGGTGATTTAACAGATGCTAGT aatttACATAGTATTGTTTCAAAAGTTAATCCAActgaaatttataatttaggTGCACAAAGTCATGTTAAAGTTTCATTTGATATGTCAGAATATACAGGTGATGTTGATGGTTTAGGTTGTCTTCGTTTATTGGATGCAATTCGTAGTTGTGGTATGGAGAAAAAGGTTAAATATTATCAAGCTTCAACCTCTGAATTATATGGTAAAGTTCAAGAGATTCCACAATCAGAGACCACACCATTCTATCCACGTTCACCATACGCTGTCGCAAAGCAATATGCCTATTGGATCGTTGTAAACTATCGTGAGGCTTACGATATGTATGCATGTAATGGTATCTTATTCAATCATGAATCACCACGTAGAGGTCCAACTTTTGTAACTAGAAAGATCACTCGTTTCGTTGCTGGTATTGCATGTGGTAGAGATGAAATTCTCTACTTGGGTAATATCAACGCTAAACGTGATTGGGGTCACGCTAGAGATTACGTTGAAGCAATGTGGTTAATGTTACAACAAGAGAAGCCAGAAGATTTCGTTATTGCCACTGGTGAAACTCATTCAGTTCgtgaatttgttgaaaaatcattcaaagaaattgatatcatcatcaaatggaGAGGTGAAgcagaaaaagaagaaggtTACTGTGAAAAGACTGGTAAAGTTTACGTTAAAATTGATGAGAAATATTACAGACCAACTGAAGTTGATCTTTTACTTGGTAATCCAAATAAagcaaagaaattattacaatGGCAAATTAAAACTTCTTTTGGTGAACTCGTTAAAGAAATGGTTGCTAAAGATattgaatatattaaaaatggtgataaatataattaa